The following are encoded in a window of Sinomonas cyclohexanicum genomic DNA:
- a CDS encoding HAD-IIA family hydrolase: protein MADLIEAFDAVLSDLDGVVYAGPHAIPGAVEALRRLEPRGVRLGYVTNNASRTPAEVAAHLRDLGAPAGDDDVVSSAQAGADLLAKKVPAGTRVLVTGSHALAREVEQRGLEPVRSAEDAPAAVIQGFSPDLGWKDLAEAAYAVAAGALWIATNTDMSIPQARGMAPGNGTFVAAVRAATGREPLVAGKPEAPLFLAAAERLGSRNPVVVGDRLDTDILGGNRAGFATAAVLTGVDTKESILSARSDERPRFILATLDDFFRPYPEAVTVDGAWRVGASSARAADGRLEISGAPDDLDSWRAACAAWWDAHPAAERQTTPEIDWLR, encoded by the coding sequence GTGGCGGACCTGATCGAGGCGTTCGACGCCGTCCTCTCCGACCTGGACGGCGTCGTCTACGCCGGCCCGCACGCGATCCCCGGTGCGGTCGAGGCGCTCAGGCGCCTCGAGCCGCGCGGGGTGCGCCTCGGCTACGTGACGAACAACGCCTCGCGCACCCCGGCCGAGGTGGCCGCGCACCTGCGGGACCTCGGCGCGCCGGCCGGGGACGACGACGTCGTGAGCTCTGCGCAGGCGGGTGCGGACCTGCTCGCAAAGAAGGTCCCTGCCGGCACGCGCGTGCTCGTGACCGGAAGCCATGCACTGGCCCGCGAGGTGGAGCAGCGCGGCCTGGAGCCGGTGCGTTCCGCCGAGGATGCCCCCGCGGCGGTAATCCAGGGCTTCAGCCCAGACCTCGGCTGGAAGGACCTCGCCGAGGCCGCGTACGCCGTGGCGGCAGGCGCGCTCTGGATCGCGACCAACACGGACATGTCGATCCCGCAGGCGCGCGGCATGGCTCCGGGCAACGGCACGTTCGTCGCGGCCGTGCGCGCCGCGACGGGCCGTGAACCGCTCGTGGCCGGCAAGCCCGAGGCGCCCCTCTTCCTAGCGGCGGCCGAGAGGCTCGGCTCGCGGAATCCGGTGGTGGTCGGCGACCGACTCGACACGGACATCCTGGGCGGGAACCGTGCGGGCTTCGCGACGGCGGCCGTTCTCACGGGCGTGGACACCAAGGAGTCCATCCTGTCCGCCCGGAGCGATGAGCGGCCGCGGTTCATCCTCGCGACGCTCGACGACTTCTTCCGCCCGTACCCCGAGGCCGTGACGGTCGACGGCGCGTGGCGGGTCGGGGCGTCCTCCGCCCGGGCCGCGGACGGCAGGCTCGAGATCTCGGGGGCCCCCGACGACCTCGACTCGTGGCGCGCCGCATGCGCCGCGTGGTGGGACGCCCACCCTGCGGCGGAGCGCCAGACGACGCCGGAGATCGACTGGCTCCGTTAG
- a CDS encoding TlyA family RNA methyltransferase, which translates to MARLDTELVRRGLARSRTQAAKLIADGAVSVDGAAVTRSSHPVADQAAIEVAATEHGRYASRAGHKLAGALAAFPAVDPRGARCLDAGASTGGFTDVLLQAGAAEVVAVDVGHGQLVESLRHDPRVRVHEGLNVREMTPADIGGTAALAVADLSFISLTLVLAPLAACTDPGDTSWSWSSPSSRWAGSAWRAPASSDRTANDAARSPPSRRRRPAWGWRCADWP; encoded by the coding sequence GTGGCGCGCCTCGACACGGAACTCGTGCGCCGCGGGCTGGCCCGCTCGCGCACCCAGGCCGCGAAGCTGATCGCGGACGGCGCGGTGAGTGTGGACGGCGCGGCGGTGACGCGATCGTCCCACCCGGTCGCGGACCAGGCGGCAATTGAGGTTGCGGCAACCGAGCACGGCCGGTACGCGAGCCGGGCAGGCCACAAGCTGGCCGGTGCCCTGGCCGCCTTCCCCGCCGTCGATCCGCGCGGGGCTCGGTGTCTCGACGCCGGCGCCTCGACGGGCGGATTCACCGACGTCCTCCTCCAGGCGGGCGCCGCCGAGGTGGTTGCCGTCGACGTGGGGCATGGTCAACTCGTCGAATCGCTCCGCCACGACCCCCGCGTGCGCGTGCATGAGGGCCTCAACGTGCGCGAGATGACGCCCGCGGACATCGGCGGCACCGCCGCCCTCGCCGTCGCAGACCTGTCCTTCATCTCGCTCACCCTCGTCCTCGCCCCGCTCGCTGCCTGCACCGACCCGGGGGACACCTCCTGGTCATGGTCAAGCCCCAGTTCGAGGTGGGCCGGGAGCGCTTGGCGCGCACCGGCGTCGTCGGATCGGACAGCGAACGACGCCGCGCGGTCACCTCCGTCGCGGAGGCGGCGGCCGGCGTGGGGCTGGCGCTGCGCGGACTGGCCGTGA
- the recN gene encoding DNA repair protein RecN, with the protein MIEELRIRDLGVITDASLPLGPGLSVVTGETGAGKTMVVTALGLLLGGRSDAGAVRTGAKSAVAEATVRLEPGHAAVVRAQEAGADVEEHDGAAELLLARTVGADGRSRAHLGGRSAPVGALAEVGAQLVVIHGQSEQLRLKSPAAQRHALDTFAGESFAAVRDDYAGLFASWTAARRELEDLSSSSRERIREAASLESALAEIAEVDPQPGEDETLKAEAARLAHAEALRVAAQQAHEALVAEEFGEASDATTLVDGARRTLEHVAEHDAALGASAERLADVGYILADVAQELASYAASLDTEGPGRLAEVEERRAALGGLTRKYAPTLDEVIAWADEGQRRLLELQDDDGRVESLTEKIAQDEARLRELAGEMTQRRRSAAGELAERVSDELTALAMPDATLRVDVEETGELGPDGADTVAILLQPHAGAPARPLGKGASGGELSRVMLAIEVVLAAVDPVPTFVFDEVDSGVGGRAAVEIGRRLAMLARHVQVLVVTHLPQVAAFADRHITVIKTSVASGRGAGGVEGVTSSDVRVLDEAERVVELARMLAGQEDSASARAHALELLEDAQSARAGAAR; encoded by the coding sequence ATGATCGAGGAACTGCGGATCCGCGACCTGGGAGTCATCACCGACGCCTCACTGCCGCTGGGGCCCGGGCTCAGTGTCGTGACCGGCGAGACCGGCGCGGGCAAGACCATGGTGGTCACCGCGCTCGGCCTCCTGCTCGGCGGCCGCTCGGACGCCGGTGCCGTCAGGACCGGCGCGAAGTCCGCCGTCGCGGAGGCGACCGTCCGGCTGGAACCGGGCCACGCCGCCGTCGTGCGTGCCCAGGAGGCCGGCGCCGACGTCGAGGAGCACGACGGCGCGGCGGAGCTCCTCCTGGCCCGCACCGTGGGCGCAGACGGGCGCAGCAGGGCGCATCTCGGCGGCCGTTCGGCTCCGGTCGGGGCGCTTGCCGAGGTCGGCGCGCAGCTCGTCGTGATCCATGGGCAGTCCGAGCAGCTGCGCCTCAAGAGCCCCGCCGCCCAGCGCCACGCGCTCGACACGTTCGCGGGCGAGTCGTTCGCGGCGGTGCGGGACGACTACGCGGGGCTGTTCGCCTCGTGGACGGCCGCCCGCCGCGAGCTCGAGGATCTGTCCTCCTCCTCGCGGGAGCGGATCCGCGAGGCGGCATCGCTCGAGTCCGCGCTGGCCGAGATCGCCGAGGTGGATCCCCAGCCGGGCGAGGACGAGACGCTCAAGGCCGAGGCCGCGCGCTTGGCCCACGCCGAGGCCCTCCGCGTCGCGGCCCAGCAGGCGCACGAGGCGCTCGTGGCGGAGGAGTTCGGCGAGGCCTCCGACGCGACGACGCTCGTGGACGGCGCCCGCCGCACCCTCGAGCACGTCGCGGAGCACGACGCCGCCCTGGGCGCCTCGGCGGAGCGCCTCGCCGACGTCGGCTACATCCTCGCCGACGTCGCACAGGAACTCGCGAGCTATGCCGCGTCCCTGGACACCGAGGGCCCGGGGCGGCTTGCCGAGGTCGAGGAGCGCCGCGCCGCCCTCGGCGGCCTCACGCGCAAGTACGCGCCGACGCTCGACGAGGTCATCGCGTGGGCCGACGAGGGCCAGCGGCGCCTCCTCGAGCTCCAGGACGACGACGGGCGCGTCGAGTCGCTCACGGAGAAGATCGCCCAGGACGAGGCCCGGCTGCGCGAGCTGGCCGGAGAGATGACCCAACGCCGCCGCTCCGCGGCGGGGGAGCTCGCGGAGCGGGTGAGCGATGAGCTCACCGCGCTCGCCATGCCGGACGCCACGCTGCGCGTGGACGTCGAGGAGACCGGCGAGCTGGGCCCGGACGGCGCGGACACCGTGGCGATCCTCCTGCAGCCGCACGCCGGGGCCCCTGCGCGGCCGCTCGGCAAGGGCGCCTCGGGCGGCGAGCTCTCGCGGGTCATGCTCGCGATCGAGGTGGTCCTCGCCGCCGTGGACCCGGTGCCGACGTTCGTGTTCGACGAGGTCGACTCGGGTGTGGGCGGCCGCGCAGCCGTGGAGATCGGCCGCCGGCTTGCGATGCTCGCCCGGCACGTCCAGGTCCTGGTGGTGACCCACCTGCCTCAGGTCGCCGCGTTCGCGGACCGCCACATCACTGTGATCAAGACCTCGGTCGCCTCGGGTCGCGGCGCGGGCGGCGTCGAGGGCGTGACCTCAAGCGACGTGCGCGTGCTGGACGAGGCAGAGCGCGTCGTGGAGCTCGCGCGCATGCTCGCGGGGCAGGAGGACTCCGCCAGCGCCCGGGCCCACGCCCTCGAGCTCCTTGAGGACGCCCAGTCCGCGCGGGCCGGCGCCGCACGCTGA